Below is a genomic region from Populus trichocarpa isolate Nisqually-1 chromosome 15, P.trichocarpa_v4.1, whole genome shotgun sequence.
gaagttGAGTTTCTTGATTCAACCTGGATCTAAGATTTCATGAAttgtgaatttgagagattagcttaaatttaaaaaatttgctcgggtttatttggttttttttttaagcttcatcatttatttaatttcctttctttttatattcttcattaattttaaaaataatataattatctcaaatctttttatttattattttttattaaacccacACGTCTTTGGAAAATGCAATTTATATATGAAGTGTTTTGACGACTTCATTAGAGTTATTCGATGATTTCcgatttagttttaaaaaatacaagtagATATACCAAGTAGACAATAGCTTCTTTTGCAGATTTAAGTCTTAATAAtcctaatttatttgtttattatgatGAACTGAGAAAGGACTGTCTGATTGTGTAACAAGTACTATCAATGGACCGACCACCTCTGATAAACCAAATCTTCAAACTAAgaccataataataatatggttttttcCTCAATGtgtcaattaaatttaatgtatttttttgtaataaaattacataaacatatatattttacctattttgtaacaaaaaaaactgaaattgttGATGATGTGGtgcattgtgttttttaatttaaaatatattaaaataatatattttatttttaatattaacatatcaaaataattaaaaattatctaaaaattgtCAATATAATACATTTtggatacaaataaaaataatttaaaaaataaaaattatcacgatatcaaatatgcatgaaataatttaaaaaaaagcattctACTATCACCGTCATCAACCCTGTAATTATGGACAAAACCATGATGTAGAATTAAAATGGCCCTTTAGCTAATTTTACgaagaaaaaacatgttctGAATTAACCTTAATTATTAGATTCATGGGATTCAATAGTTGTAGAAACAAAGAGAATCCGAGGACGGCATCGGTCGTGAAAAAAGCAAGGCCATCCGTGTTGttctgttttcatttttttcaatgttctgTGTCCTGAATCTGTGTGTTTGTATCCCCTGTTTTCGTTTGGTCACTGTCTTGATATCTACGATTTACTTTCATCTACAGGGGATTTGTCATTTTGCTGGTGAAATCTGCAACAAACAAAGCAGGACTGCACAGAAAGACCTGGCAGCGTTTAAACTTCAACAGGCATATCATTCCATTTCGAAGAAGCAACATGTTACTCTGCCTTCGAAAAAGTATGCCTGTCTGTCTTGAGGAAGAGAGATGCATTATTGTGCCCAGAAAACGGCATTTTGTTCATCACATCATTCATCCGTCGCCCTCCAGATCCGAGGACACAACCTTCCCAGAGTCACTAAACAAAACCAAGATCATGCGAGTTCATTGAATGCAAAGAAGCCCTGTGCAGCCAACATCTCAATGGAAACTTTGAAGAGAGATCAAACCTCCCTTCAAAGTTCAAGGGACAGGATAAATGGTGGTCAATTAATCACAGGGGCTAGAATCTACAAGCTCTCCTATGTTTCGTTTTCAGAGAATGTTTGAGATTACGTTAGAAgttgtatattaaaataatatttttaaaattttaaattttttttatataaaacattaaaataacttaaaaatacaaaaaaattaattcaaaataaaaaaatcaaaattttaaaaaatatagtttgaccaTACTCTAACACATCCTTAATATTTCATTGCTTTAACATGCTAGGTTTTCAATGTGTTTAAAAGTgtgattgtaattattttttaaaatgattttttgaaaatatattaaaataatatatattttttattttttaaaaattatttttgatattaacgtatcaaaatatctaaaaaatattaattaaagtaaaaaaataaaaaaaattaatttttttaaaatataaaaacaagagtACCAGCTTGGAAGAGAATGGAAGGGATACAGACCtataagaagaaagagacagacCTATAAGAAGAAAGATAAATTACATTGGGATTTTACCATCAGCCAGTTAAATACAGAGACGAATGGGCCAGAACCCTATGAGGATAAATGGGCCCGATTCGATTAGgtaatttattaaagttttcatattgattattttttatttaaaaatatattaaaataataatttattaatttttaaaatttatttttgatataatattttaaaataatctaaaaatattaagaaaaataatttgaaaaaaaagaagaaattttacAAAAGCAGGGCCTAAAAAAGATGGCGGTAGCATAGGTAAACGGCGGTTCAATTCAATCAGTTTGGTTCTTTTACCTTTACCTTTCCCTTACCATTTATTATTCCATATTTTGATAGGGGCATCTAGGGAAACAGGAGGTTGCCAGCAAGATTTTAGCTAGCAATCCCTCCCTGCCGTGGCTCTGACAACAATGTTATTAATTACCGggattcctttctttctttctttttaataaaaatattattctcacAATTTCTTTGTCAAATGGTAGGTTTTATCTAGCCTTCTAGGCTATAGCCCACAGGCCTCTTcaatttctacttttttttcttgattgtaCTCTAATTACTCCCATTGTAAATTTGCAGTAGTGTAGGGTATATTTAGAATTgtaattaaagtattttttatgtaaaaatatattgaaataaaatttttttatttttaaaaaattatttttaatatcagtacatcaaaataatctaaaaatataaaataaaaattattttagaaccGCGGTTTGCATTGCATTTCTAAACACTCCCTAGAATGGtgttttaaatgatattttataaaactttgaaggaaaaaatttaaattaatttatttgtattgttttgatatctagatataaaaaataattttttaaaaaataaaaaaaaatattatttttaaatatttttaaacaaaaaacattttaaaaaataactggtgtatatatatatatatatcctcctACTATCTAAAATCAGCATAAAGTCAAGATCTAGGAAATTTTCAATCTTGAGATGCTTTAAATCAGGGAAATTATTCTAAGTCCTTTGTAACCCCATTTTTGCCTAGGATAGAGGCACTAGAGAGCTCCAAAAATTCATCTCGATAGAAGCACTTTGTAGCTTGTATTCATGTAATTAACCCATCTTCATGCTAGTCATGTGGCGGTCGAATTGTTAAATAATCCTCATGGGATACTACTTTTGTTCATTTAAAATGATTAGTCTTTGATTACCCATTCTATACCAACCACGCATAATAATTAACCTAGTTTATCAAGCAACTTGcactttataataattaattaactaattattccCGCATAAAAAGAAGGTTATTGAAGAGTATCACGTTAATCTGATGAGATTggcttctttttataaaataaataaattaattaggaatCTGAACGTTATTGCACaccaaaaaataacataaataaatgtgaaaaaaaaactttgacagGCTTTTACTTGAACAAGCATATCTTCTTTACTGCCTCGGTTTAGACAGACATGGCTAGGCTAAGGTCATTGTTGCTGTGATTCTGCTACAGAATCTCTTCCTTGAAAATTACAGTTCATTCAGTTCCTTTCCTTCGAGTCAACACCCGCGAGTAAAAGtgctctttaattttttgattttaaattaatttttttatatattttagatcgattttaaaaataattttttaaaaataaaaaaatattattttaatatatttacatataaaaaacaatttaaacatcAACCCAACAACACTTCTAAATATAACAGGGAATAGGGACGTTGAGCGCCGGTCGTGCAGGCGGTGAAGGCACGTGTGCTCAGTAGCCACGGTAGTAAGGTACACATTACTGGCATGGGCATATGCCCCATGTGTGTTTTGTACAGGTTCAACAGGGAAGCGGAGCGGAGGAGGACGGTGGAGTTAAAAAGTgatggtattttattttgacaGCTTTTTTGAAAAAGGGCTTCCCGGCTCAGCTCCTCAGGGaacagcattttttttttttttttgggttttatcaTAATATCTTTCTCTCGCTCAATATAGCTAGCGCAGCTTCTCCGTGGAACAGACCAACTAGATAGTTACTTCTTTTATCACACCTCTTCTCACTCGCCCTTCAGTCCGTGATTTCACTATTTATTTCAAATGGTAACGGTCCATTTGCAgtctttaattaatatcttatatgccgttgttgtttttttatttagaaatatatataagtaataattttttttttaaatttatttttagtatcaatatattaaaacaattaaaaaaataaacaatacctTAATAATCCTCCAACactaaatttgttaatttacatgcacatttattttctttttaatatattgaatgGTTATTTGCAAAAGTTGtcttagtattttattattaatcaaCTTTATTGAATGAAAGTCATGAGACTTCGatgatggaaaataaaaaacggTGGTGTTCACGTGAGTTGAATGACCTTGTCTCGTCACCACAAGGCCCGTGCGAGCAACGCTCCAAGGAAGAGACTGAAACACGTACGCACGGACCACCAAAGTTTCTGTCAGCAACCAAAAAGTAAACTAACTGAAACGGACTCAATATCCTCCTGTTACTATAAAATTACCAGAACCACCTTCTCTAGTCCAAGCAGGCTCTCTTGTCGAGACAGGCAGAGCAGAGAAAGGAAACGACCCCGAAACCCAGAATCCCCCACACCTCCTGCTCCCTTCCTTCATCCCTGTGCCTCTGCCTGACTACTGGCTCTGTcatgatataattataattcttttggagaaagaaaaagcatttatcttatatatatatatatatatatatatatatatatatatctccttGTGTACGCGCTGTGTCAAATGGGATTTCTCGTGGTTTAAAATGGAATCAAAAGTAGCTACCTCAGTGGTCATTAATGAATGACATTTACCACTTTACTAGTTACCAACCACCAGAGCATCAAAATCTACCATCAACTCTTTACTACTAGTGCTAGAGCTACGGGTCCAGCAGTAGCAGCATTATTTTGGTTTTGCAGTTGAACTAGAGCTGCTACGGTGGTATCTCTTGTTCCAAAACCAAGACCTTCTCTTCTCTTAATTTGGTATCCATCCCGCCTTTTACGCTACTCATTTTTTACCACATTACTACTTCATGTCTGCTGCTAACTTCGATGTTCGTGTGGACGATGTACGACTACgtttctaattaatttcaagttctGTGTTTGGTTTTCTCGTACTTTGTCGTTTCTTCccttgttttgctttgttacttgttattttttcttcttgtttgtaATCTTTGAATTCttggactctctctctctctctctctctctctctctctctctgagtgtgtgtgtgtttttatttaatttcttagttTAAGTACTGCTAATCTCTCCGTTTAGGGGAGTGGGATTTGCTTAATGTTTGTGCATGCTCTGCTGTCAACTGTAAACACTGCTTCTCCTCTCTCGTGCTTCTATTTGGAGGCTGAAgataccttatatatatatgttcttcATTTAAAGTGGTTGATGGAGAAGATGTGCTACATTCGTGCATGCCGTTTTTAACTATTTTGTGGTtcaaactttttgtttttttaattttcttttctcacaCTTGGTTATGCCGGTTTTCctttgatgaaaatgaaaatgaaaatgaaaatgaaaatgaggaGATTAATTGTTGTTATAATTACTATTTCATGGTTATTGTAAAAAATCCGTTTACTTTCCGTTCTATAAAGTTATGGATTTTATAGAGTGAACAAGAAATAGAGGGTCTGATTGTCTTGTTTGGTCCTTTGAAATGTTTTGAGGTCCCCCCCCTCCCATTTTACTCTTTAATGAATAGATAAGATATGGAGATTTGTTTCTTATCTAggatgtttggtttttttgttctttcaggATGGGAATGCAGCTCTCGATGGTGATGGATCctgaaatttgattttggagTGTCCTGAAGGAATTCATTTGTTACTCCTACTATTTGATTTTGGAAAATGGCAGATGGGCGGCGACATTCTGTTGATATTCCCATCACAAGAACCCTTATAGCCCTTAGGAGAGTGAGGTCACTAAGGGATCCCTCAACCAATTCTATGAGCAAATTCTCTGCTTTATTGGAAAATGCCAACTGGGAAACGAATTCCACCAAAGATATATCTTTACAGTCTGCCAATGGTTCCAAAGAAGGTGGATCAAACCATAATCGTGTTTCGGGATGGAAAAATTTAGGTCTTGATGGACAGAGTAAGCAACAAGTTGATAATTTTGATTCCGGAAgtgattttgaaaaatccaagttaatttTCGGTGACAGTTTGGGTGGAGTGAAAAATATGGATGCTCATTTTAGGAACAAAAAGGTGGAAGGATTGGATAGTTGTAAGGAAGAGATTAATGGAACCATGTCGTTGAGTGAAGTGTATTATGGCAGTCACAGGAACAAGGAGCTGGACTTGGTATGCATCACACCTTCGAGTAATCATTTGGAGGATGTGGATTCAACTAATGGACCCATTGCAGGATCTCTACTAGGAGACAGTACAGACCAGTCTGTGACAAGACGAAAATCTCGATACAAAAATCAAGTCCAGTCATACGGTGGGGTGGGTGACATTTTGAGTCGTGTAGGTAGTCCATGCTTTTCTGGCAGTGATGCCTTCTCAAGCCAAGGCACATCATTGTTTGCAAACAAAGAGGCTGATTTCATGGTTCAAAAAGACCACGGATGTGGGATAAGCTGCTGCTGGACAAGAACCCCAAGACTCAGAGATTCAAACCCATATTCTGATGCTGAAGGCAATCCATTGTTGTCCAGGGATGTAGCTGAGACAAGCCCTTGTGGGAAGAGGAGCTGGAAGCATGCTACAAATGAAACTCCTAGGAGTTTGAGTCAGAAATTTAGGCCAAAATCTTTTGACGAGCTGGTGGGACAAGGTGTAGTGGCAAGGTCTCTTTTGGGTGCCATTTCTAGAGGAAGGATAACCTCTTTATATCTCTTCCATGGTCCTCGTGGCACTGGCAAGACCTCTGCCTCAAAGATATTTGCTGCTGCCCTGAATTGCCTCTCACATGAGGAGAACAAGCCATGTGGTCTCTGCCGAGAATGTTATGTGTTCTTTTCTGGAAGGAGCCAGGATGTGAAAGAAGTGGACTCTGTGAGAATTAATCAGACCAGAAGGATTAGATCCCTTATCAAGGATGCATCAATGCCACCGATTTCATCACGTTTCAAAGTTTTCATTGTTGACGAGTGTCATTTGTTGCATGGAGAGACATGGGCAATTGTTTTGAATAGCCTAGAGAACCTTTCTGAAAATGTTGTCTTTGTAATGATCACTCCTGAACTGGATATGCTACCGAAAAGTGCAGTCACTCGGTCTCAAAAGTATCATTTTCCAAAGATAAAAGAAGCTGATATAGCTGGCAGATTAAGGAATATCTGTGTTGAAGAAGCCCTTGACTTTGATCAGGTTGCCTTGGACTTCATTGCGACTAAGTCAAGTGGTTCCCTTAGGGATGCAGAAATTATGCTTGATCAATTGAGTTTGCTCGGTAAAAGAATCACAATGACCATGGTCCATGAGCTTGTGAGTGATCtcttttcttatgaatatttattgcATATTTCTTCTCATCAAATTAACAGAAAATGGTCATGTTATTGTACAGATTGGAGTTGTTTCTGATGATGAATTGCTTGGCTTGCTGGATCTGGCTTTGTCATCTGATACTTCAAGCACTGTTATAAGAGCCAGGGAGTTGATGAGGTCCAGGATTGATCCTATGCAACTTGTATCTCAGCTGGCAAATCTCATAATGGATGTTCTTGCTGGTAAATGCAAAGATGATAGTTCTGAAGTCAGAAGAAAGTTTTCAAGGAAGCATTCTTGTAAGTCTtgtattttcaaatatgtttcCTGTCTAGCTTTGGAAATAACTGTTATTGTTAGTAACATTTACATGAATGCTTTGCTAATGGTTCCTTAAGACTCATTTGGTATTTCATCGTGCACTCTCTGACTTTGCAAGTTCACTCTTTGTCGGTTAAAGCCACGGGGCATGGCAGGATGAATTGGGCTAATGATAGTTTATCAGTTCAGTGAACTGTCCCAAACAAGGTCAAACTGCTTGGCACCAGTTTAATCATCAGTGACCTGTCACAATGTGTACAGACAATGGGCATACATGGCTCCAGACATAGCATTATAGGCCAGATCCATACTGATTTTTCACCCATGGGAAACTCTAGATGCTTTGCTGGAATATCATTAGCATATTTACCACTTGACTATCTAGCATGTGATGCCTGTTTAAACTGTGTGTTGTTTTCAACTTCAAGATGTACATATTCACCCTTTGTTTTTAGTTGTGTCATCTACTTTTATTTGTCACTATATTtgcatatcttttttatatgatgaaAGTTGCAAGTTTCCTTTTTTACAGCTGAAGGGGACATGCAGAGACTGAGTCATGCCCTGAAGATACTTTCTGAAAGTGAGAAGCAACTGAGAATGTCAAGAAACCAAAGTACATGGCTCACGGCAGCTCTCCTGCAGTTGAGCTCACTGGAAGCCTCGGCTGTGGATGTGAATGATTCAAAGTCTTCAATCAGAAATGGGCATGACAGAGGTCAGGATGTTAACTATAAGCACTAATTAATTGTCTTTGTAGTATTCA
It encodes:
- the LOC7463078 gene encoding LOW QUALITY PROTEIN: protein STICHEL-like 2 (The sequence of the model RefSeq protein was modified relative to this genomic sequence to represent the inferred CDS: inserted 1 base in 1 codon), translating into MADGRRHSVDIPITRTLIALRRVRSLRDPSTNSMSKFSALLENANWETNSTKDISLQSANGSKEGGSNHNRVSGWKNLGLDGQSKQQVDNFDSGSDFEKSKLIFGDSLGGVKNMDAHFRNKKVEGLDSCKEEINGTMSLSEVYYGSHRNKELDLVCITPSSNHLEDVDSTNGPIAGSLLGDSTDQSVTRRKSRYKNQVQSYGGVGDILSRVGSPCFSGSDAFSSQGTSLFANKEADFMVQKDHGCGISCCWTRTPRLRDSNPYSDAEGNPLLSRDVAETSPCGKRSWKHATNETPRSLSQKFRPKSFDELVGQGVVARSLLGAISRGRITSLYLFHGPRGTGKTSASKIFAAALNCLSHEENKPCGLCRECYVFFSGRSQDVKEVDSVRINQTRRIRSLIKDASMPPISSRFKVFIVDECHLLHGETWAIVLNSLENLSENVVFVMITPELDMLPKSAVTRSQKYHFPKIKEADIAGRLRNICVEEALDFDQVALDFIATKSSGSLRDAEIMLDQLSLLGKRITMTMVHELIGVVSDDELLGLLDLALSSDTSSTVIRARELMRSRIDPMQLVSQLANLIMDVLAGKCKDDSSEVRRKFSRKHSSEGDMQRLSHALKILSESEKQLRMSRNQSTWLTAALLQLSSLEASAVDVNDSKSSIRNGHDRDGGFSSTPSTGESLKHLALYSCEDSKLQKSQVQGGCQATLDTIWKRTSELCQSNSLRNFLRKQGKLSSLHINRGLAVAELEFHHSDYASKAEKSWKLIASLLQTILGCNVEIRINLVLCTPPASKCAKLWKQSFCFFGCSRRMRHKSQPPIECGIDSDYSDHISERPMIRERAISACPSDSRSQIPHNCYHRAEVVRALRNSEGNVLSIGTTSSLRSLHDDTSKTPGYGFSSSKAGGNDLDYTVFSSQEAEDQPNCFPKSLRLQKMIRSSENTQVVCIGNHQEKQMGXKKPIETCTKANDSYVLSGNDYNSTTENGVREDSVALCWRIPTFRQTKAWELAPQKRRSPLVRWALPCATAM